The Sabethes cyaneus chromosome 3, idSabCyanKW18_F2, whole genome shotgun sequence DNA window GAGGGTCTCAATCAGTCTCGACTGGAGATATTCAATTCAGTGATTTTGAAATTGGCCTACCAATGCTATGTGCTTTGGAATAAGTTTAAGCAATCGGACAACAAACAACAGGCGCACATTTTTGAGTTGCTCTGCTGCCAGTTGTGGGGTCTCTTTCCGGGCTTTTGTCGCCGCCCGAAAGATGTGCAAAACTTCCGCCTCATCGCTAAAACTCTTGGAACCGTTCTTAATGAAAATCCTGACATGCGATCCCCAATATTGGATGGTTTGAAGGAGCTGATTTCCGGTTTGGAGTCCGATTCGGATAAGGCAGAAGTGGGCAAGTACGCGAAAAACTTCCTGCCGCGTCTGTTCAACATCTACACTACCAAACCGAAGGGAAGCTATGAGAATGAAGTCCGCCAGGCGGCGTTTGAAGCTATCAAAGCTTACCTGAGTATCACTCCGAAACAAGTGCTGGACGAAATGCACTCGGTAGCGCTGGATCAACTGACGGCTAAAGCACCGGGAACCTTCATCTACGATATGCTGTTTGATGTAGTGGAGCAGCTGTCGCTCTATCAGACAGCTGATAAGCTAGAGGACATTTACCAACGGTATCTTGCGGTTATTCTACGGCGAGATAAGACACAGGAAACTGTTGCCAAAACCAATGCCAACGTGCGTCGCCAGATGAAGAAAGCATTTAAGCTGTTGCGCGAAATTCTGGCCTCACCCAACAATGGTTGCGTGGAATTTATTCAGTCCAAGCAGGGAAATCTGGAGAAACTACTGCTCGGAACTTTGCACTCGACTTTTGACGGAATTCAAGCACCACGATTGGCGTGAGTATTTGGTTTCCTAGGAGATTGGCTACGAACGccatggttttttaaggctcgCAAAGCCTGCTGTGTTGAGTGCTAAtggaaatttttctttttcagttgTCTCAAATTACTCATCGAGAAGAATCCAGAAACGAAGATTGGAAATAAAATTGTCGTGCGAACCGTTTCGGAAGCGGTGGCGTCCTACAGCGTGGAAGCCGTTAAGCAGGAAAACCTCTCCAACGATATAATTGAAATGGTCGGAAACATGTACAATGTAGGCACATGCTGGCTCAGGTTCTTCTCCAAATCGAATTAAAaccctttttttttaatttcaggacGAAGGAAAAATGAACGAATTCGAAAACATCATCATAGCCGGTCTGGCCGGGGACAGCACACTGATAACCAACACAATCTGGGTACTAAAAAATGTGCTGCAAACCTTCACCGGCTCTCTGACCGTAGACTCACTGAAGTTCCTGCTGGAGCAGGTTTTGACTATCGTAATTTGCCACAACCGGACCGAGGTGGATGCGGCCTTGAATTTCCTTCTGATTTACATTAAGATCCTGCCCGTTCCGATGGTCACCAACTATTTGCCCATCATCGTAAGTACCTAAACTGAATGCTAGTTGAGAATGCTAGCACTGACCATTTTAATATGCGTTTTCCCCGACAGATGAAAGCACTTTCGTCGATGGTTCCGGACACGAAACGACACTGTCGGCTGTTGGTTGGTTACACCTTGAAGCGCCTATGCAAACGCTTCGGGGCGGAAGAAATTGTTAAGTTGGTTCCCGGCAATGACGAAGTTACGCACAAACGGCTAAAGAAAATCCGCAAAGAGCTGGCTCGAGCTAAGCGGAACAAGTTGGAAGACGCGAAGAAACAACGCCGTGGTGGTGGCGCTGGTGACGTAGACGACGACGATGAGGAGGACGATTTGGCTGGTCCGCTGGAGAAGAAGAGCTTGACGTACGTTTGTttagtttgaaaaaatgtttaaatcaattttaattgTTATTTTGATCCTCCTCCAACAGAATCGACGATATTTTAGCAGATTCGGAATCTGACTCAGACTCCGGTTTGGAAGACGAACGCAAAGCTAGGAAGAAAATGAACACTTACATCAAGGAATCTCCGGAAAGCATCGTTGATTTGGCAGATTTGGATGCCATCAGTAAAATAACCAGTAAGTAATTTCGGTTCGAAATCACAGCCAATGTTTAAAATTTACCAACATTTTAGCATCCCAACCGATGGACCAATCGGAGCCCGGCACTAGCGGCACACAAGATCGCAAGAAACGAGACTCGAATCGTGGCTTCGCAACGGCACCCGACGGGCGGCTAATCATCGAAGACATCGAAGATTATTCCGACTCGGACGAGGACCCAGACGAGAATGTCGGCTACAGTGATAAGGCGAAGAAACGAGTGTACGAGCAGGAGGATAGCGACAGCGGAGAGGACGATGGCAAGGCCGATGAAGGGCAGGAACCCGAAGGACCTTCCTCGCGCAAGCGAAAGGCAATGGAAGCGATGAGCGTACGGTCGGGTATGAGCAACAATCGGTACGTGGCCGGTGGAAAAGGTATTCACCGACCGGTAGCAGCGTCGGTGAAGTCCGGTTACAGCGGCAAGTCCGGCAAATCGAATAAAACCACAAAAACGTACGCTTCGACCGGTGTCGAATACAAGTCCAAGAAGGCGCAAGGTGATATGCTGAAGAAGGGCAAACACGAACCGTACGCGTACGTTCCTCTAAGTCGAAACTCGTTGAACAGGAGGTATTTCtttattactattttttaaGTGACTCCGTTCTTAAAGTGAGTTTTTATTTCAGAAAACGAGCCAAAAACGCCGGTCAGTTTAAGGGTATTGTAAAAGGCGCTCGGAAGGGAGCCAGAAAAGGTGCAGCTGCGGGGGCTAAGAACAGATTGATGAAGGCAGGAACGAAGCGAAAATAAAGGAGTCTTCTCTACGATGGTAAGTGTTTGATAATTGGTTGTATGTTCAATATATTTCCTATCAAATTGAGTGCATTCAACCGAAAATGTGCGATAGATCTTTACTGAGGTATAGTAACACGCAAACAGTGAAATgtaaatacaataaaaacagtTAGATTGAAAATCTATTATCCGTGAGCCGTGAGGTTTTCGTGATCATTGTTCCGAAAGTATCTAGACTAATTTTCGACGTAACGCATTGATCGTCTATCAAAATTGTCGTTCGATGTGCGTCCGCTGCCATCCACCGTCCGGATCGGCCGAGGACATTGTTTCTTCGATGAATTCCATCCGATTGTTGTGGTCAACCAAGATGATGGTTCGTGTTCGGCTGCCGTAGCCGGATTCCGGGAAGTACACATTGATACTGGAAAGCTTCTCCGCGTAGTTGGGTGCCCGACGGGACAGCTCCGGATCCGGGAAATATCTGCGGGTAAAACGGAAATATGAAGATCGTGATTTAGCTGAATTAGTTCATAGAAAACCTTAACTATTCGGTGTTCTGTATAGTCACGTAAAATTGCTAAAACTTTGAGATGAATCAAATTTCAAGGCTGTGTACGATTTAGTCAAGCGAAATGAACTTTGGTAGAACAAGCTTGGGCATGGCTTTCCAACGGAATTGATACAGCTGATTTAAACGACGCTTACTCAATTGAGCTGACATGTCATGACAAGACGTACATAACGAAATTCTTCCCGATTCGAATTACACTTATATCGTCTGTTGGTAGAGCTTTTAGTGGTACCCGCAATCAACCCCACTGTCTCGCAGAAAGACCAACGAAGTACTGTTGTTTTATGTTCCGAGCATGGCACAGCACGCTCAAATGGCTCCCAACAGTGATTCTGGTAAAGAGAAGACTCATCAAGGTGAGTCTCCCATGCCTATGGATCTTGACAGTCTGGCGGTGCCAGGGCCGAGTGTAACCAAAACAGTGGTCTCCACAAGTGGCCCAGTAAACTCCGGTAAGATCCGTGGGAAAGGCGAAACCACTCGAAGTTAGCTCCCCACTCGATCCAAACCGAGTTCGGGtactggtagtaagaaaactacTACCACCATGAGGCCTAAACTTCCAGGGATTCCACCTCTCCCAAATGCTAGTGAGcggaaaattcacaaaaatgcagAACACTAGGGTTCTGCAGATAAACCTCCATTATGCGAAAGCTGCATCGGAATGCATGTTTGAATACCTAATAGTAACAGGAACAAGCCTGAATAGTAACAGGAACAAGCATGACTCTCGGAGAGCTGTTGTCTTGGTTAATGCaaatattatttgttttacCATTACAGGGTTCATCAAGCGAGATATCGtcgcgatcagagttgaggtaccaACCGCCAGGGGAAAATCCGATGTTATCATAGCATCGGCCTACTTTCCTGGTGATTGTCCAGTAGCAGTAGCACgactcaagaggttgcggcaTTTGTAAAATACTGcagagaagtcaacaaagactttaTCATCGGATGTGATGCCAACACTCATCACACTCTCTGGGGAAGCactgacatcaacaatcgaggtgagtgccttttagaatttctctcgtcaaA harbors:
- the LOC128741298 gene encoding RRP12-like protein, whose translation is MGKFRSKLKKKVGGKRWAHGQASNSNPVTNKHRAKAKSRFFQANLSLAPPEQGTSGAASQLTLDAVLKHDAVQSYSGQREGGPTVNDLAASMKSFSMNDGFEGADGMTESQLGTFKTFQTFASNWSACSNMSFKKLLNNFRADSQLQKDMLAILAALTEVIKENGGTQSSTEYFLALMETIEATKEENDIVAAVSLLAMGIKSVPEGVLRKKFSDCGQILLSLLERYADTENQSVVRSIVGCLSVVLRAQEYSQWKHSSTLKFFDAILAFVIHTKPKIRKAAQHAVVAIIHGSCFMLPPKMESAEQDEEPMEERTEEVRKPLVKFHPISSRVAKFCVGQFKPENVGNNQTIVLHTLGLLHNALPGFSKEDIKVVAESLLSIMTATNVLIRTNCFQTFHSLFSSKTENLTPVLAGKLIAALYDYRPDKSDSKQIIAWLTVLKEGHLFLAKYSLTMCSNSLPRFVDLCTHDFWSSGKMEVVSAASNCLKDILYECIQACCEDDEVEKHRVSIERILKSIVDVLSSAPFGHASNQVLIILAIAFDITGRHFGKELAPALKFLANRYDPKSSSRIQIEHAVLQAIGSMDTGLVLECVPLADAAGKIDLDKTWLLPLLREGLNQSRLEIFNSVILKLAYQCYVLWNKFKQSDNKQQAHIFELLCCQLWGLFPGFCRRPKDVQNFRLIAKTLGTVLNENPDMRSPILDGLKELISGLESDSDKAEVGKYAKNFLPRLFNIYTTKPKGSYENEVRQAAFEAIKAYLSITPKQVLDEMHSVALDQLTAKAPGTFIYDMLFDVVEQLSLYQTADKLEDIYQRYLAVILRRDKTQETVAKTNANVRRQMKKAFKLLREILASPNNGCVEFIQSKQGNLEKLLLGTLHSTFDGIQAPRLACLKLLIEKNPETKIGNKIVVRTVSEAVASYSVEAVKQENLSNDIIEMVGNMYNDEGKMNEFENIIIAGLAGDSTLITNTIWVLKNVLQTFTGSLTVDSLKFLLEQVLTIVICHNRTEVDAALNFLLIYIKILPVPMVTNYLPIIMKALSSMVPDTKRHCRLLVGYTLKRLCKRFGAEEIVKLVPGNDEVTHKRLKKIRKELARAKRNKLEDAKKQRRGGGAGDVDDDDEEDDLAGPLEKKSLTIDDILADSESDSDSGLEDERKARKKMNTYIKESPESIVDLADLDAISKITTSQPMDQSEPGTSGTQDRKKRDSNRGFATAPDGRLIIEDIEDYSDSDEDPDENVGYSDKAKKRVYEQEDSDSGEDDGKADEGQEPEGPSSRKRKAMEAMSVRSGMSNNRYVAGGKGIHRPVAASVKSGYSGKSGKSNKTTKTYASTGVEYKSKKAQGDMLKKGKHEPYAYVPLSRNSLNRRKRAKNAGQFKGIVKGARKGARKGAAAGAKNRLMKAGTKRK